One genomic window of Bacillus mycoides includes the following:
- the sipW gene encoding signal peptidase I SipW, with protein sequence MKLVWKIISNVISFVLFAVMVCLAFVVISSKASGGDPTVMGYQFKSVLSGSMEPTFLTGSIIAIEPTKDGSKYQKGDVITFKEKDDKIITHRIIGVKDTNGKVMYETKGDNNNGPDLAPVLAENVIGKYADITVPYVGYGLNYASSKAGAALLLIIPGVFLLGYSAISIFGAIRSIDGEKKDKKVEQSV encoded by the coding sequence ATGAAATTAGTTTGGAAGATTATTAGCAACGTTATCTCATTTGTTTTATTTGCGGTAATGGTTTGTTTAGCTTTTGTAGTTATTTCTTCAAAAGCGAGTGGTGGTGATCCAACAGTGATGGGATATCAATTTAAAAGCGTTCTTTCAGGATCGATGGAACCAACATTTTTAACAGGATCAATCATTGCGATAGAGCCAACGAAAGATGGTTCTAAATATCAAAAAGGTGATGTTATTACGTTTAAAGAGAAAGATGACAAAATTATCACTCACCGTATTATCGGTGTGAAAGATACAAATGGAAAAGTAATGTATGAAACAAAAGGGGATAACAACAACGGACCAGATTTAGCACCAGTACTTGCAGAGAATGTAATCGGAAAGTATGCAGATATTACAGTTCCATACGTTGGTTATGGACTGAATTATGCGAGTTCAAAAGCGGGAGCAGCATTACTTCTTATTATTCCAGGAGTCTTTTTACTTGGTTATTCCGCGATTTCTATTTTTGGCGCTATTCGTAGCATCGACGGAGAAAAGAAAGATAAAAAAGTAGAACAATCCGTATAG
- a CDS encoding CalY family protein, producing MTLKKKLGMGIASAVLGAALVGGGTFAFFSDKEVSNNTFAAGTLDLAANPSTVVDVSNLKPGDTIKRDFKLENKGSLDIKKVLLKTDYKVSDAKGDNKDDFGKHIKVTFLKNVDKHETIVKETTLDKLKGDTLTAVDNDLSAWFWDEKGISAGKSDKFAVKFEFVDNKKDQNEFQGDKLNLTWTFDAQQTEGEVR from the coding sequence ATGACTTTAAAGAAAAAATTAGGAATGGGTATCGCATCAGCAGTACTAGGAGCAGCATTAGTTGGTGGAGGAACATTTGCATTCTTTAGCGACAAAGAAGTGTCAAACAATACATTTGCGGCTGGTACACTTGATTTAGCGGCAAACCCATCGACAGTTGTTGATGTATCGAATTTAAAGCCTGGCGATACAATTAAAAGAGATTTTAAACTAGAAAATAAAGGCTCTTTAGACATTAAAAAAGTTTTACTAAAAACAGATTACAAAGTAAGCGATGCGAAGGGCGACAATAAAGATGATTTTGGTAAACATATTAAAGTAACATTCTTAAAGAATGTAGATAAGCATGAAACAATTGTAAAAGAAACAACGCTAGATAAATTGAAGGGTGACACACTTACAGCGGTAGATAATGATTTATCTGCTTGGTTCTGGGATGAAAAAGGTATTTCAGCAGGTAAGTCTGATAAATTCGCAGTGAAATTCGAGTTTGTTGATAATAAAAAAGACCAAAATGAATTCCAAGGCGATAAACTAAATTTAACTTGGACGTTTGATGCACAACAAACAGAAGGTGAAGTAAGATAA
- a CDS encoding DUF4047 domain-containing protein, protein MGEIKMLKRPRNLKKMLILPCVCSITFYLGSQVMTHTEAAFIHETKVEATLSTAIIFPKTVNTLKEQAEQHKQFIEHEYGTMKGKLKATSIEEIEQTIVVWQQGREKITSEKEALQNVYTAIETPYNQIQEELKGNKDESIQQVALYVNEGFRSIKEKRDYIEKEVSLQAIDEQIQALQQQLNVALEAEGQKKVEEQKKVEEQKKVEEQKKAEEQKKAEEQKKVEEQKKVEEQKKIEEQKKAEEQKKIEEQKKVEEQKKIEEQKKAEEKKKVEEQKQTETAK, encoded by the coding sequence ATGGGAGAGATTAAGATGCTGAAAAGACCGCGTAATTTAAAAAAGATGCTTATATTGCCGTGTGTGTGCTCTATTACGTTTTATTTAGGATCTCAAGTCATGACGCATACAGAAGCGGCATTTATTCATGAAACGAAAGTAGAAGCGACGCTTTCTACAGCAATTATATTTCCGAAAACAGTTAATACGTTAAAAGAGCAAGCTGAGCAACATAAACAGTTTATTGAGCATGAGTATGGAACAATGAAGGGGAAATTGAAAGCAACTTCTATTGAAGAAATAGAACAGACAATTGTAGTATGGCAGCAAGGACGTGAGAAAATTACTTCTGAGAAGGAAGCTTTACAAAATGTATATACTGCAATAGAAACTCCTTATAATCAAATACAAGAAGAATTAAAGGGAAATAAAGATGAGTCGATTCAGCAAGTAGCTTTATATGTGAATGAAGGCTTTCGCAGTATAAAAGAGAAGCGCGATTATATTGAGAAAGAAGTTAGCTTGCAAGCTATTGATGAACAGATCCAGGCTCTCCAGCAACAATTAAATGTTGCACTTGAAGCGGAAGGGCAAAAGAAAGTAGAAGAACAGAAGAAAGTAGAAGAACAGAAGAAAGTAGAAGAACAGAAGAAAGCAGAAGAACAGAAGAAAGCAGAAGAACAAAAGAAAGTAGAAGAACAAAAGAAAGTAGAAGAACAGAAGAAGATAGAAGAACAGAAGAAAGCAGAAGAACAGAAGAAGATAGAAGAACAGAAGAAAGTAGAAGAACAGAAGAAGATAGAAGAACAAAAGAAAGCAGAAGAGAAAAAGAAGGTAGAAGAACAGAAACAAACAGAAACAGCTAAGTAG
- the calY gene encoding biofilm matrix protein CalY has translation MSLKKKLGMGVASAALGLSLIGGGTFAFFSDKEVSNNTFAAGTLDLTLNPKTLVDIKDLKPGDSVKKEFLLKNNGTLAIKDVKLATKYSITDAKGDNAGEDFGKHIKVKFLWNWDKQSEPVYETTLADLQNVDPDVLAKDIFAPEWAENGGLAPNSEDYLWVQFVFEDDGKDQNKFQGDSLNLEWTFNASQTDGEEK, from the coding sequence GTGAGTCTGAAAAAGAAATTAGGTATGGGAGTTGCATCAGCAGCATTGGGGTTATCTTTAATTGGTGGAGGAACATTTGCATTCTTTAGTGATAAAGAAGTATCGAACAATACATTTGCAGCTGGGACGTTAGATCTTACATTAAACCCTAAAACGCTTGTAGATATTAAAGATTTAAAACCAGGGGATTCTGTTAAGAAAGAGTTCTTATTAAAGAACAACGGTACTTTAGCAATTAAAGATGTTAAATTAGCGACAAAGTACAGTATTACAGATGCAAAAGGTGATAATGCTGGTGAAGACTTTGGTAAGCATATTAAAGTGAAATTCCTTTGGAACTGGGATAAACAAAGTGAGCCTGTATATGAAACAACTTTAGCAGATTTACAAAATGTGGATCCAGATGTTTTAGCTAAAGACATCTTTGCTCCAGAGTGGGCAGAGAACGGTGGTCTAGCACCAAATTCAGAAGACTATCTATGGGTACAATTTGTATTCGAAGATGATGGTAAAGATCAAAACAAATTCCAAGGCGATTCATTGAACTTAGAATGGACATTCAACGCAAGCCAAACAGATGGCGAAGAAAAATAA
- a CDS encoding helix-turn-helix domain-containing protein, producing MIGERIKRLRLQKGISLTELAEKAGVAKSYISSIERNLQKNPSIQFLEKISAVLQIPVDTLLHDETTTESHLDSEWTQLVKDAMSSGVSKEQFREFLEFTQWKKNQQ from the coding sequence ATGATAGGAGAACGTATAAAACGCCTTCGTTTACAAAAAGGCATTTCACTAACAGAACTCGCCGAAAAAGCTGGTGTAGCTAAATCTTACATTAGTTCTATAGAACGAAATTTACAAAAAAACCCTTCCATTCAGTTTCTCGAAAAAATTTCAGCTGTTCTACAAATTCCAGTTGATACGTTACTTCACGATGAAACAACAACAGAAAGTCATCTAGACTCCGAATGGACACAACTCGTTAAAGATGCGATGAGCTCCGGTGTCTCAAAAGAACAGTTTCGTGAATTTCTTGAATTTACACAATGGAAGAAAAATCAACAATAA
- a CDS encoding anti-repressor SinI family protein: MYKDKADSLDQEWIDLILEALDAGIALQDIEHFLQRMKHTSQAQ; the protein is encoded by the coding sequence TTGTACAAAGATAAGGCTGACTCACTAGATCAAGAATGGATTGATTTAATACTTGAAGCTCTAGATGCTGGCATTGCCCTGCAAGATATTGAACACTTTCTTCAACGTATGAAGCATACGAGCCAGGCTCAATAG
- the inhA1 gene encoding M6 family metalloprotease immune inhibitor InhA1 produces the protein MIKKPFKVLSTIALTAALGLSFGAGSQSAYAETPGDKTATSPVDDHLIPEERLANALKERGVIDSSASETETKKAVEKYVEKKKGENPGKEATNGDQLTKDASDFLKKVKDAKAETKEKLDQPATGTPAATGPVKGGLNGKVPTSPAKQKGYNGEVRKDKVLVLLVEYADFKHNNIDKEPGYMYSNDFNKEHYEKMLFGNEPFTLDDGSKIETFKQYYEEQSGGSYTVDGTVTKWLTVPGKAADYGADAGTGHDNKGPKGPRDLVKDALKAAVDSGLDLSQFDQFDQYDVNGDGNQNQPDGLIDHLMIIHAGVGQEAGGGKLGDDAIWSHRWTVGPKPFAIEGTQAKVPYWGGKMAAFDYTIEPEDGAVGVFAHEYGHDLGLPDEYDTQYSGQGEPVEAWSIMSGGSWAGKIAGTTPTSLSPQNKEFFQKTIGGNWANIVEVDYEKLNKGIGLATYLDQSVTKSDRPGLIRVNLPDKDVKGIQPAFGKQYYYSTKGDDLHTTMETPLFDLTKATTAKFDFKSLYEIEAEYDFLEVHAVTEDGQQTLIERIGEKANSGNAATTNGKWIDKSYDLSQFKGKKVKLTFDYITDGGLALNGFALDNASLTVDGKVAFSDDAEGTPQFKLNGFVVSNGTEKKKHNYYVEWRNYAGSDNALKFARGPVYNTGMVVWYADSAYTDNWVGVHPGHGFLGVVDSHPEAIAGTLNGKPTFKSSTRFQIADSAFSFDKTPAWKVVSPTRGTFVYDGLPGVPKFDDSKKYINEQIPDAGRILPKLGLKFEVVGQADDNSAGAVRLYR, from the coding sequence ATGATAAAGAAACCATTTAAAGTGTTATCAACAATTGCTTTGACAGCTGCTTTAGGCCTTTCGTTTGGCGCTGGAAGCCAGTCTGCGTATGCAGAAACGCCTGGGGATAAAACAGCTACAAGCCCAGTTGATGATCATTTAATCCCAGAAGAGAGATTAGCAAATGCGCTAAAAGAACGTGGGGTAATTGATTCGTCGGCTTCAGAGACAGAAACAAAGAAAGCTGTCGAAAAGTATGTAGAGAAGAAAAAGGGTGAAAATCCTGGGAAAGAAGCGACAAATGGGGACCAACTTACGAAAGATGCATCTGACTTTTTAAAGAAAGTGAAAGATGCGAAAGCAGAAACGAAAGAAAAATTAGACCAACCTGCGACAGGTACACCTGCAGCGACAGGCCCAGTTAAAGGCGGACTAAATGGTAAAGTACCAACTTCACCAGCAAAACAAAAAGGATATAACGGTGAAGTTCGTAAAGACAAAGTACTCGTTTTACTTGTAGAGTATGCTGATTTCAAACATAACAATATTGATAAAGAGCCTGGCTATATGTATTCGAACGATTTTAATAAAGAGCATTATGAAAAAATGTTATTCGGTAACGAGCCGTTTACGTTAGATGATGGAAGTAAAATTGAAACGTTTAAACAATATTATGAAGAGCAATCAGGTGGTAGTTACACAGTGGACGGAACAGTCACAAAATGGTTAACAGTTCCAGGTAAAGCTGCTGATTACGGTGCAGATGCTGGTACAGGTCATGATAATAAAGGACCAAAAGGACCACGTGATCTAGTAAAAGATGCATTAAAAGCAGCTGTAGATAGCGGCCTTGATTTATCACAGTTTGATCAGTTCGATCAATATGATGTCAATGGTGATGGGAATCAAAATCAACCGGACGGTTTAATCGATCACTTAATGATTATTCATGCAGGTGTTGGACAAGAAGCTGGCGGTGGTAAATTAGGTGATGATGCAATTTGGTCACATCGCTGGACAGTTGGACCAAAACCATTCGCAATTGAAGGTACACAAGCGAAAGTTCCATATTGGGGCGGAAAGATGGCAGCATTCGACTACACAATTGAACCAGAAGATGGCGCGGTTGGTGTATTCGCACATGAATATGGCCATGATTTAGGTCTTCCGGATGAGTATGATACACAATATAGCGGTCAGGGTGAGCCGGTTGAAGCTTGGTCTATTATGAGTGGTGGAAGCTGGGCGGGTAAAATCGCAGGAACAACGCCAACGAGTTTATCACCGCAAAATAAAGAGTTTTTCCAAAAAACAATCGGTGGTAACTGGGCGAATATCGTAGAAGTAGATTACGAGAAATTAAATAAAGGTATCGGTCTTGCAACATACTTAGACCAAAGTGTTACGAAGTCAGATCGTCCAGGTCTGATTCGTGTTAACTTACCAGATAAAGATGTAAAAGGAATTCAGCCTGCATTTGGTAAACAGTATTACTACAGCACAAAAGGTGATGACCTTCATACAACGATGGAAACGCCACTATTCGATTTAACAAAAGCAACGACTGCGAAATTTGATTTCAAATCATTGTATGAAATCGAAGCAGAGTACGATTTCCTTGAAGTACACGCTGTAACAGAAGATGGTCAACAAACGTTAATTGAAAGAATTGGTGAGAAAGCAAATAGTGGAAATGCAGCTACGACAAATGGGAAATGGATTGATAAATCATATGATTTAAGTCAGTTCAAAGGTAAGAAAGTGAAATTAACATTTGATTACATTACTGATGGTGGTTTAGCGTTAAACGGATTCGCTCTTGATAATGCATCATTAACAGTAGATGGTAAAGTTGCATTCTCTGATGATGCAGAAGGTACACCACAATTTAAATTAAATGGTTTTGTTGTATCTAACGGAACAGAGAAGAAGAAGCATAACTACTATGTAGAGTGGAGAAACTATGCGGGTTCAGATAACGCATTGAAATTTGCTCGCGGTCCAGTATATAACACTGGTATGGTTGTATGGTATGCGGATTCAGCTTACACAGATAACTGGGTTGGCGTACATCCAGGACATGGTTTCCTTGGTGTAGTTGATTCTCATCCAGAAGCAATTGCAGGAACTTTAAATGGCAAACCAACATTTAAAAGCAGTACGCGATTCCAAATTGCTGATTCGGCGTTCTCATTCGACAAAACGCCAGCTTGGAAAGTGGTATCTCCAACGCGTGGAACATTCGTATACGATGGATTACCAGGAGTACCGAAGTTTGATGACTCTAAAAAGTATATTAATGAGCAAATTCCAGATGCAGGACGTATTTTACCGAAGCTTGGTCTGAAGTTTGAAGTAGTAGGACAAGCTGATGATAACTCTGCAGGTGCTGTTCGTTTATATCGTTAA